A window of Lepidochelys kempii isolate rLepKem1 chromosome 1, rLepKem1.hap2, whole genome shotgun sequence contains these coding sequences:
- the LOC140905243 gene encoding uncharacterized protein: MHWPGRQEKARELLNFNFLFAWSPAACHAGRSSSAEVPMMESQNRKRAPAWIEREVRDLIAVWGEESVLSELRSGFRNAKTFVKISQGMKDRGCNRDPKQCRVKLKELRQAYQKTREANGRSESEPQTCRFYDELQAILGGSATTTPAVLFHSFNGDGGNTEAGSEDKKESSQQASGETGFPDCQELFLTLDLEPVPPEPTQGCPPDPPGGEGTSAACVSIITGSSPSQRLVKIRRRKKRTCDEMFSELMLSSHTDIAQTNAWRQTMPECRKAQYDHKER, translated from the exons atgcactggccaggtagacaggaaaaggcccgcgaacttttgaatttcaatttcctgtttgcatggtcacctgcagcttgccacgctggccggAGCTCATCAGCGGAGGTgcccatgatggagtcccagaatcgcaaaagagctccagcatggattgaacgggaggtacgggatctgatcgctgtatggggagaggaatctgtgctatcagaactccgttccggttttcgaaatgccaaaacatttgtcaaaatctcccagggcatgaaggacagaggctgtaacagggacccaaagcaatgccgcgtgaaacttaaggagctgaggcaagcctaccagaaaaccagagaggcaaacggccgctccgagtcagagccccaaacgtgccgcttctatgatgagctgcaggccattttagggggttcagccaccactaccccagccgtgttatttcactccttcaatggagatggaggcaacacagaagcaggttctGAGGACAAGAAAgagagctcacagcaagcaagcggagaaaccggttttcccgactgccaggaactgtttctcaccctggacctggagccagtcccccccgaacccacgcAAGGCTGCcccccggacccgccaggcggagaaggtacctctg ctgcatgtgtttcaattatcacaggatcttctccttcccagaggctagtgaagattagaaggcgaaaaaaacgcacttgtgatgaaatgttctctgagctcatgctgtcctcccatactgacatagcacagacgaatgcatggaggcagacaatgccagagtgcaggaaagcacaatatgaccacAAGGAGAGGtga